A genomic window from Cucumis melo cultivar AY chromosome 8, USDA_Cmelo_AY_1.0, whole genome shotgun sequence includes:
- the LOC103486172 gene encoding uncharacterized protein LOC103486172, translating into MKEMDKRKTPVKNQSKRTPRAERKERRSHQENNNKTVEAKESIPKGSHMKSNSLVSESNTNMKPSDVHQNLVIDHVADANKFEPEKHQDSEANVIAERGNENVVDNKCTALEKDVNHRKEEISDSETMTDSNSSKSDSLTMKEEKVERASNFPENILEDNSSDCSLQNSSEQFDHGVNKSPSEELSCTPKKTSNSDRDPPRVKNKKSSKSNSRSAKIVPKPSSESSEGTDYQIVDEVKDIEVLDEALNGVLSIRNGADTNGDHDNQAVSEQKIEEMENRIDKLEEELRVVAALEMSLYSVVPEHGSSVHKVHTPARRLSRIYIYACKHWSQDKRATVAKNIVSGLVLIAKSCGSDVPRLTFWLSNTIVMREITSQTFGSLRSSNPLKIFVDANNSSQKNGWKPTAVQWRNSYGNKQVNSYMQSVEDWQETGTFMAALEKVEFWIFSRIVESVWWQSLTPNMQPRDPSRNKIRERLMGPALGDQQQGNYSVNLWRSTFQDAFQRLCPVRASGHECGCLPVLARMVMEQCVSRLDVAMFNAILRESSHEIPTDPVSDPIVDAKVLPIPAGDLSFGSGAQLKNSVGNWSRWLTDMVGIDADDSSVDQHGSDDDIKPDGDGRPHSFPLLNSLSDLLMLPKDMLTDRSIRKEVCPLISLPLITRILCNFTPDEFCPDPVPGTVLESLNAESIGEQRVSGYSGRNFPYIAAPVFYISPSTSDVAEKVAEAGGKSHLERNISTIQRKGYTSDEELEELDSPLLSIVDKSTSTLSLTYNSLGNGGTTLNMRYKLLREVWSV; encoded by the exons ATGAAAGAGATGGACAAGAGAAAAACTCCTGTTAAGAACCAGAGTAAACGAACTCCTAGAGCAGAGAGGAAAGAACGCAGATCACATCAAGAGAATAATAACAAAACCGTGGAGGCTAAAGAATCCATACCAAAGGGATCTCATATGAAGTCGAACAGTTTAGTTAGCGAGTCAAACACAAACATGAAACCCTCCGATGTTCATCAAAACTTGGTTATAGATCATGTTGCTGATGCCAACAAGTTTGAGCCGGAGAAACATCAAGATTCTGAAGCCAATGTGATTGCTGAAAGGGGGAATGAGAATGTTGTGGATAATAAATGTACTGCATTGGAGAAAGATGTAAATCACAGGAAGGAAGAAATTTCAGACTCAGAGACCATGACAGATTCAAATTCATCAAAAAGTGATTCGTTGACAATGAAGGAAGAGAAAGTAGAAAGGGCTTCAAATTTTCCTGAAAATATTTTAGAGGATAACAGTTCAGATTGCTCTCTTCAGAATTCGAGTGAACAGTTTGATCATGGAGTGAATAAATCACCATCCGAGGAATTATCTTGTACTCCAAAGAAAACATCAAATTCAGATAGAGACCCACCAAGAGTTAAAAACAAGAAGTCTTCCAAAAGCAATTCTAGGAGTGCAAAAATTGTGCCTAAACCTTCATCAGAGTCTTCTGAAGGAACTGATTACCAGATTGTTGATGAGGTAAAAGATATTGAAGTCTTGGATGAGGCATTAAATGGCGTTCTCAGCATTAGAAACGGTGCCGATACTAATGGTGACCATGACAATCAGGCTGTTTCTGaacaaaaaattgaagaaatggAAAATAGAATTGATAAACTTGAAGAAGAGTTGAGAGTTGTTGCGGCTCTTGAAATGTCTCTTTATTCAGTAGTACCAGAGCATGGGAGCTCAGTGCATAAAGTGCATACACCTGCTCGACGCTTGTCTAGAATTTACATTTATGCTTGCAAACATTGGTCTCAAGACAAGCGAGCCACAGTTGCAAAGAACATTGTATCGGGGCTAGTTTTAATTGCTAAATCATGCGGGAGTGATGTTCCGAG GTTAACTTTCTGGCTATCAAATACTATTGTGATGAGGGAGATAACATCTCAAACATTTGGCAGCCTTCGTAGCTCAAACCCATTGAAAATTTTTGTTGATGCCAACAACAGTAGTCAGAAAAATGGTTGGAAGCCAACAGCCGTTCAATGGAGGAATAGTTATGGCAATAAACAAGTAAATTCATACATGCAATCTGTAGAGGATTGGCAAGAGACGGGAACTTTTATGGCCGCATTAGAAAAAGTTGAATTCTGGATCTTTTCTCGGATTGTTGAGTCTGTTTGGTGGCAG TCGTTAACTCCGAATATGCAACCTCGAGATCCATCCAGAAACAAAATCAGGGAACGGTTAATGGGACCTGCCTTGGGTGATCAGCAGCAAGGGAACTATTCAGTTAACCTTTGGAGAAGTACTTTCCAGGATGCTTTTCAACGACTCTGTCCTGTCCGAGCAAGTGGTCATGAGTGTGGCTGTCTTCCTGTTCTAGCAAGAATG GTTATGGAACAGTGTGTTTCGAGGTTAGATGTGGCAATGTTTAATGCTATTCTTCGTGAGTCTTCCCATGAGATTCCAACTGATCCTGTCTCAGATCCTATTGTTGATGCCAAGGTTCTTCCTATACCTGCTGGAGATTTGAGCTTTGGATCCGGTGCACAGCTAAAAAATTCT GTTGGAAATTGGTCTAGATGGTTAACTGACATGGTTGGCATTGATGCTGACGACTCTTCGGTAGATCAACATGGCAGTGACGATGACATTAAACCTGATGGGGATGGAAGACCCCATTCATTTCCTCTACTTAATTCGTTGAGTGATCTCTTGATGCTTCCAAAAGATATGCTTACGGATCGTTCAATCAGAAAGGAG GTCTGCCCTTTGATTAGTCTTCCGCTGATTACAAGAATACTTTGTAACTTCACTCCTGATGAGTTCTGCCCCGATCCCGTTCCAGGAACCGTCTTGGAGTCTCTTAATGCTGAG AGTATTGGCGAACAGAGAGTGTCGGGTTACTCGGGGAGGAACTTCCCCTACATAGCTGCTCCAGTTTTTTATATTTCTCCTTCAACATCGGACGTGGCAGAAAAAGTTGCCGAGGCTGGAGGAAAATCCCATTTGGAAAGAAACATCTCTACCATTCAGAGGAAGGGATATACGAGCGATGAAGAACTCGAGGAACTGGATTCTCCTCTATTGTCAATTGTCGATAAATCAACATCAACTTTGTCTTTGACATACAATTCTCTTGGTAATGGCGGTACAACGCTCAACATGAGGTACAAACTCCTACGAGAAGTATGGTCGGTATGA